A region of the Nocardia asteroides genome:
GCGAAGCCCTCCGTTCCTCCGGCCGCGTGGCCGGCTCGCTGGACGCCGGGCTCTCTCGCGGTGTGGCAGGCGTGTCCGGAAGCACTTTGGTGGTCAACCTGCCCGGCACCCGGTCCGCCATCCGGGACGGCATGGCGACGCTCGGCCCGCTCGCCAGCCGGGTGATCGGCGAACTCTCCGGATTGGTCGAATAATCAGCGCACCCCCTCCCGCCGAGAACCCTCGCCCGGCCGCGCGCCGGGCGAGGGATGCGCGCTTGGCGAAGATCTTCGGCGACACTCTGCCGGAGACCACCGGCGACGAGCGCGACGACCGTGACGACGGCGGCCGCGCCGAGGACTGGCTGCGAGCCCAAGTTCCCCCGCATCACGGCTGAGGCCGTTATCTACGTAGTTGCTACGTACTGCCGTCGGCCATTTTTGTGATCCTCCAGTGATCAATTCAGCTCGGAAGTAATCCGGCCGAGACGCTTGACCGCCGGTCGCGCATCCGCGACGTCGGCGTCGCTGTGCCCATACGCGACCATTGCGCACCTGGTCAGCCGTAGCGATCCGGTATTTATGCACGTCACGCCATATTCAGATGTGCGCAACTGTGGCGGGAGTCACCTTGAACTTTACGAAACCTCGCGTTGCGAGGCCCGTTATAGAACGTTTAATCTCCCATCGAGCCACTCCACAGTTGGACATCACAGGCCCGGGCACCGGCACGCACTACGCCGCTCGACGGAACCATGGCTCGGTTCCGGCGCCGGTAAGTTGGTTGCGCCGAAATAACAGCCGGTTACACATCGGCAACAAAGGAGCGACACACTGAGCTGGGCCTGAGAGGACCATCTGTCCAGCCTCGACGGTCGAGGTTGACTGTTTGAACCTGATGAGGGGAAGTATGAGCGAGAACCGCACCAATGGTCTGCGCCGCGGTGTCCGCGTCGCGGGCATCGGCGCTGCCGCGGCTGTAGCCATGGGCCTGCTTTCGACCGGTGCTGCCAACGCCGACACCTTCGTGCCGTTGCCGGACGGCCAGAAGGTGGGTCCCGGCGTGACGATCACCCGCAATGGTGAGCGCGCCTTGATCTCCCCGTCCCTTGCTGCGAACGGTGCCGGCCGTGTCGTGTGGGTTTCGGGGAACGCCATTGCCGATGTCGCTGTGACGCCGGAAGGTGAGATCGGCCCGAACAACGGCCCGAGCGGAAACCCGGGCACGAATAATTCGTCCACTCACGGTGCCTCGCAGTTGAGCACCGGTTACATCGTCGGCTGCCAGATCAGCATCGCCGACGACGCCATCTCCGCGGGTGTGTCGGGCAGTGTGAACCTCAGCGGCGCCAGCGCGGGCGGTTCCATCGGTATCAACCTCGGTCCCGGCGAGGTCACGTTCGTTCAGATCGATTACAAAGACATCCTCAAGCCCGGGGTGTACTCCGTCGAGTATCAGGATGCCGAGATTCAGATCCAGGGCTGCGCTGGTTACGCGCAGGCGCGTTCGTACACGGTCGTCGAGATCATCGGCGATCACTATTCGAAGACCACCCTCTACGGGATGCCGTTCAGCATCGGCTGACGTCTGTCGAAACCAACGAACCATCCTCCCGCTGAAGCGGACTCAACCCTCGAGGGATATCAACCATGATCAACCGTAAGAAGCTGGCGCGGATGGCCGGCGTCGGCGCCGCAGCCACCATCGCCATGGGCTTGTTCTCCACAGGTGCGGCGAATGCCGATACTTTCGTTCCGCTGCCGGGTGGTGAGCTTGTGAAGACGTTGTCGGATGGCACGGTGGTGACCGTTCGTCTGGTCGGTGAGTCGGCGACCATCAGTCCGTCTATGGGTGCGACGCCGTTGCATCGCAATGCGTGGGTCTCCGGTAGCGCGCAGGTCGAGCTGTCGGGTGCGGCCGGGGGCAAGATCTTCCCCGGTTACACCGTTGGTTGCCAGGTGAACATTGCTGGTGGTGGTGCCACTGGTGGTATGGATGGCAATGTGGATTGGAGTGACGGGCAGAACGTCACCGCTGGCGTGGGCGCGAACTCCGGCGGGAATCTGTCGCTGGGGCCGGGCCAGGCGAAGTCGTTCTACGTGCTCGATCTGGAGCAGGCCGATGACTATGGCAACGAGGCGCACAAGACTCGTAATGCTTTCCGGGGCACCAGCGGTTCGGTGACGTGGTCGGATGAGACCATCGGTCTCAATGGCTGTGGTGGTTATGCCCAGGCGCGTGCTTTCGTGAGCGTCGAGGTCGAAACCGACAATGTCATCACCTGGGTGACGCTGTGGGGAGCACCCTTCAGCCTCGGCTGAGCGCCGGATATCCACTCGCACAACGGAACGGGCCTGTCGCCGTGGACGGGCCCGTTTCCGCGTGGATGCCGCACGAGCCGCCGCCGAAGATTTCGCGAAACATGGTCGGCGGATCAGTGGAAAACGACGGTGAGCGCGGTGCGCAGCGACGCCCCCGCCACGGCGGTGGCGTGCTCGGCGTCCATCGCGACCAAGACCACGCGATCCGTGGTTCCCCGTCCCGCACCCGCACCGGAGACCAGGATGACGGCGGCATCGGTGGCGAGGGTGCGGGCAGGGCGGGTACCGGGCCCGTTCGCCTCTTCCGCGCCGATGACGTCGACGCGATCGCCCGCGCGCAGGATGTCGGCGACCGCCGTGTCGGCGAGGCGGATGGGCACGATGCGCGCTTCGCGCCCGCCGGTCGCCGCCGCGGCCAAGCGCGGACCGACGACCCGCAAGTCGGTGAACACCTCGCCCTGCCGCATGGCGCCGGTCAGCGTCGCGCCGACGAGCGCGGCGGGATCGGCGACGGCCCCCGCGGGCAACGTACCCGCCTCGCGGGGTGCGGAGCGCAGGTCGCTCGCCTCGAGGAGTCGGCCCGGGGCCAGATCCCGGCCCGCGACCACGACCGTCGTGGTCTCGGCGTCCGGGTCGCCACGCAGGAAGAGGAACGCCGCGAGCGCGGCGAGAGCGGCGGCGAGCAGCCGTCTGGCCAGCACGGCGTCGGCCCAGGGCGGTCGCTGCCACCCGGAAGGATTCCAGCCGCCGCGGCCGAGGTCGGCGAGTGCACGAGTCATGGCCGGATCCTATGGCCGGACTTACCCTCGCCCGGCCGGGATCGCGGTGCCTTGTGGATAGTTGACCGGCTGTGGAAAACCGATCGAATCAGCTGGCCACGGCCGTGCTGGTGGACGCGGTGGACCCGCTCGACGACCCGGAGTCCGAAGACGAACTCGAACTGCTCTCGGACTTGGCGGGCTCGCTCGCGGTGGAGGAGCCACCGCGGCTGTCGGTGCGGTAGAAGCCGCTGCCCTTGAAGACGATGCCGACCGAGTTGAACAGCTTGCGCAGCTTTCCGGAGCACTCCGAGCACACGCTCAGCGCCTCGTCGGTGAAGGACTGAACGATGTCGAAGCGGTTGTCACACTGGGTGCACGCATACGAGTAAGTAGGCACAGGATCCTCCGCGGTGTTCGTCGATCTAGCACTCTACAGCCGACAGTGCCAACACCGCCAATCGCTGCTTCATTCCCCAGCGTAATGGTCGCCCAGCCGGCGCAGCCCGCCCCGTGGCGTGAGCGCCCAGCCCATCCGCAGGTCGTGCGGTTCCTCGGGGAGCCGGTCGAGGAGTTCGTCGTCCCGGACCACAGCGACCAGCCTGGCGTCCGGCCGTGCGGCGGGCAGCGTGCGGTCGTAATAGCCCGCGCCGCGGCCGAGTCGCACGCCGCGCAGGTCCACCGCCAGCGCGGGGACCAGAATCAGCTCCGCCCTGGTCACGGCGTCCGGAGGCAGCACGCTGCCGATGGGTTCCAGCAACCCGTAGCGGGCGCGGCGCAGCGCATCCGCGCCGGTGTACTCGGCCCAGCTCAGCGGCCCCGGCGGGCCGGTGACCGGCAGCAGCACGCGCGCGCCGCCGGCCAGCAGCGCGTCCAGCATCGCCGTCGATCCCGGTTCGCCCGCGATCGGCACATACGCGCAGACCCACCCGCGCGCTCCCACCGCGCCGACCGTCGTGGCCAGGGCGAACGCTTCGTTTTCCCGCTCCGTGGCGCTCATCACAGCCCGTTGGGCGAGGAGTTCGATGCGCCATGCATGTTTATCGCGCTCGCCGGGCATCTTCACAGTGATCACCATAGGCTCACCCCGGAACCGGGTCGGCGCGACGCCGATCCGGCGGCGTGATGGATGGATAGGGTATGCGTATGACAGCAAAGGCCGGACAGCCCGGTGACGCCGCGGTGGTGTCGTGCTTCCGTACGGCCGTGGTGCCCGCGGCCGGGCTCGGAACACGGTTTCTGCCCGCGACCAAGACGGTGCCCAAGGAACTTCTCCCGGTGGTGGACACCCCCGGCATCGAGCTGGTCGCCGCCGAGGCGGCCGGATCAGGCGCCGAGCGGCTGGTGATCGTCACGTCCCCCGGCAAGGACGGCGTGGTCGCCCACTTCGTCGAGGACCTGGTGCTGGAGAGCACGCTGGCCGAGCGCGGCAAGTTCAAGCTGCTCGAGAAGGTCCGCAAGGCGCCGGGGCTGCTCGACGTCACCTCAGTGGTGCAGGAGGAGCCGCTCGGGCTCGGGCACGCCGTGGCCCAGGCCGAACAGGCCCTCGACGACGACGAGGACGCCATCGCGGTCCTGCTGCCCGACGACCTCGTGCTGCCCCGCGGCGTGCTCGACGTGATGAGCCGGGTGCGCCGTAAGCGCGGCGGCACGGTGCTGTGCGCCATCGACGTGCCCAAGGACGAGGTCAGCGCGTACGGCGTGTTCGACGTGGCGCCGGTGCCGGACGCGGTCAACCCGAACGTCCTGCGTGTCAAGGGGATGGTGGAGAAACCCGCCCTCGCCGACGCGCCGTCGACCTTCGCTGCCGCGGGCCGATACCTGCTGGACCGCGCGATCTTCGACGCGTTGCGCCGCATCGAGCCCGGCGCGGGTGGCGAACTGCAACTTACCGACGCCATCGCCCTGCTGATCGCCGAGGGACACCCGGTTCATGTCGTGGTGCACCGTGGGTCGCGCCACGATTTGGGCAACCCGGGCGGTTATCTTCGTGCTGCGGTCGATTTCGCACTGGAACGAGAGGAATACGGCCCCGCCCTGCGGGAGTGGCTGCAGTACCGCCTCGGTCCGGACTGGGATCCGCAGCTGACGACCGACGACTGACGGACCCGGCCGGGGGTTTCGCCGAGCGTGGAGCGTCGGGTACGAATGATGGTTCACCGCGGTGCGCGCGAATGCGCTTGCGCCGCGGCTGGATCGCGCGCGCCCGCGCAGCGAAGTCGGTTGAAGTGCGGATCGGTTGAAGTGCGGATCGGTTGAGTGCGGAGAGGATCAGGAAGGGCTGGATGCGCTCGGTTGAGGATCAGCAGATCAAGGTGACCGCCGCGGCGGTCGCGCCCCGGCCGGTCCGGGTCGCGATTTCCGAGGCACAGGGCCTGCTGTGCGCCGAGGACGTCGTCACCGAGCGGCCGTTGCCCGGCTTCGACCAGGCCGCCATCGATGGCTACGCCGTGCGCAGCGTCGATGTCGCCTCGGCCGGTGCGGACATCCGCGACGAAGACGGCGAACTCGTCGACCTCACCCTCCCGGTGGTCGGCGAGGTGGTCGCCGGTTCCCGTCAGCCGATCCGCTTGCAGCCGCGCCAGACCGTCCGGGTGGATACCGGCGCACCGATGCCGACCCTCGCCGACGCGGTCCTCCCGTTGGATTTCACCGACGGGGGGCGGGCCAGGATAAAGGTGTACGAGCCGGTGCGCTCCGGCGATTACGTCCGGCGCGTCGGTGACGACGTCCAGCCGGGCGACGTCGCGGTACGTGCGGGAACCATCATCGGCGCCGCGCAAGTCGGTCTGCTCGCCGCGGTCGGTCACGACAAGGTGCTGGTGCACCCGCGCCCGCGACTATCGGTGATCTCGGTGGGCGAAGAGCTGATCGATATCGACCGCACGCCCGGCCCCGGCCAGGTGTACGACGTGAACTCCTACGCGCTGGCCGCGGCCGCACGCGATGCCGGCGCGGATGTGAACCGCGTCGGCATCGTCGGTTCCGATCCGCGCCGGTTGCGCGACGTGGTCGAGGGGCAACTGGTGCGCGCCGAGGTGGTCGTCATCGCGGGCGCGGTCGGCGGCTGGGCCTCCGAGCAGATCCGGGAGGCGCTCGAAGGGCTCGGTGAACTCGAGATCACCCGTGTGGCCATGCATCCGGGCTCGGTGCAGGGCTTCGGCCGCCTCGGCCGCGACGAGGTACCGACCTTCCTGCTGCCGTCCAATCCGGTGGGCGCGCTGGTGGTGTTCGAGGTGATGGTGCGCCCCTTGATCCGAATCGCGTTGGGGCGCAGGCATCCCATGCGCCGGATCATCAGCGCGCGGACCATCACGCCGATCAGTTCCATGGCAGGACGCAAGGGATACCTGCGCGCTCAGCTCATGCGGGACGAGGCGACCGGTGAATACCTGGTGCAACCGCTCGGCGGCGCGAACTCGTCCTCACACCTGCTCGCCACGCTCGCCGAGGCGAACAGCCTGATCGTGATCGACCCGGACGACACCGAGATCCGTACCGGTGACGAGGTCCAAGTCGCCTTTCTGGCGCAGCGTGGCTGAGACGTGGAAGCCATGAACGTCTTCCGGGCCACACAGCACCCGGGGTGGCCCGCGCGGTTGGGCCCGGTCCGCGTGGCCGCGGGACAGGTGACCTTGCGTCCGGTGCGGCTGCGTGACGCGGCGGCTTGGAGCCGGATCCGCTTGCGGGACAGGGCGCATCTCGAGCCATGGGAGCCGACCGGTCGCGGGTCGTGGGAGGCGCGCAACCACGCCTCCAACTGGCCCTCGCTGTGGTCGAGCCTGAAAGCGGAGGCAAGGCGCGGCGCGATGATCCCGTTGGTCATCGAGGTCGACGGCGTGTTCAGCGGGCAGTTGACCGTCGGCAATATCGTGCGCGGCGCACTGCGGTCGGCCTGGATCGGTTACTGGGTGGCCAAGGATCTCAGCGGGCAAGGCGTCGCGACGGCCGCGCTGGCGCTCGGCTTGGATCACTGCTTCGGGCCGGTCGGCCTGCATCGGGTCGAGGCGACCGTGCGACCGGAGAATCTGGCCAGCCAGGCGGTGCTGCGCAATGTCGGTTTCCGGGAAGAGGGCCTGTTGCGGCGCTACCTCGACGTGGACGGCGACTGGCGGGATCACCTGCTGGTCGGCATGACCGTCGAGGAAGTGGTCGGAACGGTTCTGGACCGGCTGGTGCGAGAGGGGCGCGTCACCCTGCTGTAGAACCGGCCACCGGCCGCGGTGGCATGGTGGAAGTGTGACAGGTGTGGCGGATGTGCACGGCGCGCCTGCCGGAACTTGGTGCTACCCGGAATTAGCCTACGGACGTCGATGGTGCGTCTTGCGTCATCGGCAGGGAGCCTGCGAGGGGACCGGCGTCCGCGCCGCTGCGTCGGACGGGGGCCGGCCGAGCGCGGGGCGTCTGACGCACCGTTGGCGGGCCGAGCCGGACAAAACCCAGGCGGGACGGAGGTGCTGACGCGATGCCGAATTCGATCCTGTGGATCGGACTCGTCGTGCTCTGGGTCTTCGTCCTTTTCCCGATCCTCGCCGACCGCCACCCGAGAATCCGCCGGACCACCGACGCCGCGCTGGCGACCCGGGTCCTGCACCGCGGCGGAGGCAAACGACGTCTCAGGAAAGGCCCGGCCGCCGGGCACGAAACCGATCCGAACTGGCGGCCCCGCCGCGAACCGAGAAAGTACGCCCACAGCGATGATGCGGAGGACCGGATGACGACACCGGCCGACGAGCCCGTCACCGAGACCGACGAGGAGAACACGCCCGCGGCCGACGACGCCGCGGCGTCGGACATCGCTGCCGCGGCGTCCGGCATCGCTGCCGCGGCGTCCGGCATCGCTGCCGCGGCGTCCGGCATCGCTGCCGCCGAAACGGACGACACCGAGGTCGAGGACCTCGCGACCGCCGCACCGGACGAAGACGAGTCGGAAGACGACGACGAAGCCGCCGAAGTCGCTGCGAAGATCGACGCGGAAACCGATGATGACGGCGTGCGCGCACACCACCCCGAGCCGGTCGCGGCCAGAATCCCACCCGCGCGCTCCACCGTGCCCGCCCGCGTGGACTTCGACTACGAGGACTACGACGACGAGGACTACGACGACTACGACGGCTCGGGGGAACCGGAGTTCGTCCCCTCCCGCCGTGGCCGCGGCGGCTTCGACCCCGAGGCCGACGCCATCGCCCGCGCGGCCCGCTACACCTTCCGGCAGCGTGCCGTGCTCGGCCTGCTGCTGACTGCGGTCCTGTCCGGCGCGCTCGCGCTCGTGTTCACCCCCTTGCTGTGGTGGGTCTGCGGGCTCGCCGCCACCGTGCTGGTGACCTACCTGGCCTACCTGCGCAAGCAGGTGCGGATGGAGGAGGAGATCCGCCGCAGGCGCGCGGCGCGCCTCAACCGTGGCCAGGCGGACGAAGGCGATCCACGCGCGCGCCGAGCCCGCTCCCCGCACGGCGCCATGGACCGCGACACCGCCCGCACCCTCCGCCGCCGCTCCACACTGATCGAACTCGACGACGAAGACCCCATGTTCGCCCACCTCGATCCCTTCGACCCCGCCACCGCCCGCGCCCTGCGCACCCGCACCAGCGGCGACGTCCGCCGCGCCGCCGGCGCGTGATTCCGACCATTCGACCAGGTCAGGGCACCGATTCGGAGTCTGGCGGCCCGGCCTGATACAGTGTCACAGCGCGGTTCCCCGAACCGCACGGGGCTATAGCGCAGTTGGTAGCGCGTCTCGTTCGCATCGAGAAGGTCAGGGGTTCGATTCCCCTTAGCTCCACTCCGTTCGTCGCAGGCCCACGCTCCTGGAGAGTGTGGGCCTTCTGCATTTCCCTGGGTGTCCGCGGGCCACCCGATGTTCGCGCAGGTGGGGGTTTGTAGCGGATGCCGGTGTGCGTCGAGGCCGAGGCTCCAGCTCTGGCAGCGGCTTCGAGCGTGACGTTGCTCAGGCGATGGCGGTGCGCAGGGCGAACCAGCCGGTGGTGGGGTCGGCGAAGCCGTGGTACATGAGGCGGGCGCGTTGGTCTACTTCGAAGAGGCGGTAGATCGCGAGCATGGCTCGGGCGGTCGCCTCCTGTTGGAAGTCGTCGATGCGGCGGTAGCCGATGGGGTGTTCGGGGAGTAGCGCCAGGCGTGTCAGTTCGGCGGGGTCGCTGACGTCCAAGCCCATCGGTGCGGCGTCGGTGATGTGGTGGTCGTACAGGATGTCGTGCACCTGGTGGGGGTTGGGGCGGGCGGATCGGAACTCCTGGAGTTCGGTGCGCAGGGGGGCGGAGGAAGCCGACTCGCTCTGCACCAGGTCGATCACCTCGGCGTCGGGGATCGGTGTGCCGGTGTCGTCGGAAAGCGGGGCCTGTTCGAGTAGGTGCAGCATGGTGCCGCCGGGGATCAAGGGCTCCGGGGCGAGGAACAGGGTGACCGTCGGGCAGACACAACCCTGGCCGAGTAGACAGACGCGCATATGGAACGGGTCGGGCATGCGGCCCTCCTCCATGGAAACCGGGCCGGAGATACCGAGCCCGTGCCGGATCGGGACTTCGAATTGTGCCGATCGTGGAGGTGCCGTAGCGCTTCGACGGTCGACCGTGCCGCGATTACCCAGTCTAGGACCCGGCCACTGCCCGCGCATCGCTATCGGCCGCCGCCCTCCGGGTCCGCCGAGCGTTTCGCAGGTCCCTTTCGTCCGGCCCGGGTGCGCCGTGCCGTGTGAAGCACCAGGGATCGGATCAGCTTCGCTCCGAAGCTGCTTTCTCGACTCCTGCCAGGGTCGCGAAGCTCAGCGGATCCGGATTTCGACGGTCGGCGCGGACACGTGGAGGTAGTCGGTGGTGACGTCGACCCGCACGCGGCCGGGGCCGGTGGGTAAGGCGGCGAAGATGGTTGCGGGTGTCTGGTTCCACGCGGTGTTGTCGGTGACCGGGACGGCGACGGTGCCCGCGGCCCCGCTGTCGAGGTTGCGCCAGTGGGCGAACGCCGTGAAGGAGCACGGCATGCCCATGGGGGTGTAGCTGACGAAGCTGATGCCGAAACGGGCGGCGCCGGGGGTTCCG
Encoded here:
- a CDS encoding MspA family porin, whose product is MINRKKLARMAGVGAAATIAMGLFSTGAANADTFVPLPGGELVKTLSDGTVVTVRLVGESATISPSMGATPLHRNAWVSGSAQVELSGAAGGKIFPGYTVGCQVNIAGGGATGGMDGNVDWSDGQNVTAGVGANSGGNLSLGPGQAKSFYVLDLEQADDYGNEAHKTRNAFRGTSGSVTWSDETIGLNGCGGYAQARAFVSVEVETDNVITWVTLWGAPFSLG
- a CDS encoding molybdopterin molybdotransferase MoeA; protein product: MRSVEDQQIKVTAAAVAPRPVRVAISEAQGLLCAEDVVTERPLPGFDQAAIDGYAVRSVDVASAGADIRDEDGELVDLTLPVVGEVVAGSRQPIRLQPRQTVRVDTGAPMPTLADAVLPLDFTDGGRARIKVYEPVRSGDYVRRVGDDVQPGDVAVRAGTIIGAAQVGLLAAVGHDKVLVHPRPRLSVISVGEELIDIDRTPGPGQVYDVNSYALAAAARDAGADVNRVGIVGSDPRRLRDVVEGQLVRAEVVVIAGAVGGWASEQIREALEGLGELEITRVAMHPGSVQGFGRLGRDEVPTFLLPSNPVGALVVFEVMVRPLIRIALGRRHPMRRIISARTITPISSMAGRKGYLRAQLMRDEATGEYLVQPLGGANSSSHLLATLAEANSLIVIDPDDTEIRTGDEVQVAFLAQRG
- a CDS encoding MspA family porin encodes the protein MSENRTNGLRRGVRVAGIGAAAAVAMGLLSTGAANADTFVPLPDGQKVGPGVTITRNGERALISPSLAANGAGRVVWVSGNAIADVAVTPEGEIGPNNGPSGNPGTNNSSTHGASQLSTGYIVGCQISIADDAISAGVSGSVNLSGASAGGSIGINLGPGEVTFVQIDYKDILKPGVYSVEYQDAEIQIQGCAGYAQARSYTVVEIIGDHYSKTTLYGMPFSIG
- a CDS encoding flagellar biosynthesis protein FlgA; protein product: MTRALADLGRGGWNPSGWQRPPWADAVLARRLLAAALAALAAFLFLRGDPDAETTTVVVAGRDLAPGRLLEASDLRSAPREAGTLPAGAVADPAALVGATLTGAMRQGEVFTDLRVVGPRLAAAATGGREARIVPIRLADTAVADILRAGDRVDVIGAEEANGPGTRPARTLATDAAVILVSGAGAGRGTTDRVVLVAMDAEHATAVAGASLRTALTVVFH
- a CDS encoding FmdB family transcriptional regulator, which codes for MPTYSYACTQCDNRFDIVQSFTDEALSVCSECSGKLRKLFNSVGIVFKGSGFYRTDSRGGSSTASEPAKSESSSSSSSDSGSSSGSTASTSTAVAS
- a CDS encoding UTP--glucose-1-phosphate uridylyltransferase; amino-acid sequence: MTAKAGQPGDAAVVSCFRTAVVPAAGLGTRFLPATKTVPKELLPVVDTPGIELVAAEAAGSGAERLVIVTSPGKDGVVAHFVEDLVLESTLAERGKFKLLEKVRKAPGLLDVTSVVQEEPLGLGHAVAQAEQALDDDEDAIAVLLPDDLVLPRGVLDVMSRVRRKRGGTVLCAIDVPKDEVSAYGVFDVAPVPDAVNPNVLRVKGMVEKPALADAPSTFAAAGRYLLDRAIFDALRRIEPGAGGELQLTDAIALLIAEGHPVHVVVHRGSRHDLGNPGGYLRAAVDFALEREEYGPALREWLQYRLGPDWDPQLTTDD
- a CDS encoding GNAT family N-acetyltransferase; the encoded protein is MNVFRATQHPGWPARLGPVRVAAGQVTLRPVRLRDAAAWSRIRLRDRAHLEPWEPTGRGSWEARNHASNWPSLWSSLKAEARRGAMIPLVIEVDGVFSGQLTVGNIVRGALRSAWIGYWVAKDLSGQGVATAALALGLDHCFGPVGLHRVEATVRPENLASQAVLRNVGFREEGLLRRYLDVDGDWRDHLLVGMTVEEVVGTVLDRLVREGRVTLL
- a CDS encoding 5-formyltetrahydrofolate cyclo-ligase, translated to MVITVKMPGERDKHAWRIELLAQRAVMSATERENEAFALATTVGAVGARGWVCAYVPIAGEPGSTAMLDALLAGGARVLLPVTGPPGPLSWAEYTGADALRRARYGLLEPIGSVLPPDAVTRAELILVPALAVDLRGVRLGRGAGYYDRTLPAARPDARLVAVVRDDELLDRLPEEPHDLRMGWALTPRGGLRRLGDHYAGE